The Kluyvera intermedia genome includes the window TCGGGCCGCCAGACACAAAGATCACCGGGATGTTCAGGCGCAGGGAAGCCATTAACATCCCCGGGGTGATTTTGTCGCAGTTGGAGATACAGACCATCGCATCGGCGCAGTGGGCGTTCACCATATACTCAACGGAGTCGGCAATCAGTTCGCGCGACGGCAGAGAATAAAGCATGCCGCCGTGGCCCATGGCGATACCATCATCCACGGCAATGGTGTTGAACTCTTTAGCTACGCCGCCGGAGGCTTCAATTTGCTCGGCAACCAGTTTACCGAGGTCGCGCAGATGCACGTGGCCGGGCACGAACTGGGTAAACGAGTTTACAACAGCGATAATCGGTTTGCCGAAGTCATCATCGGTCATCCCGGTGGCGCGCCACAGTGCGCGAGCGCCCGCCATATTGCGGCCGTGAGTGGTGGTGGCGGAACGGTATTTAGGCATGCTTTAGTACTCCCAGTCTTTATCTCGTTAAATGGGGTGCTGCGTGACACCCCATCTTTTTATACTTATGGATTAACCTGATCCAACCAACCCCATTTATCCTCGGTTTCACCGGTGAAGAGGCCAAAGAATGCTTGCTGAACACGTTTGGTGACCGGGCCACAGCGGCCTTCACCGACCTGAATACCATCGACGCTGCGCACCGGGGTAATTTCGGCGGCGGTACCGGACATAAACACTTCATCAGCCAGGTACAGGGATTCACGCGACAGCACCTGTTCACGCACTTCAATACCCAGCTCTTTCGCCAGCTTGATGATGGCGTCACGGGTGATACCCGGCAGCGCAGAAGAGGTAAACGGCGGGGTGAATATCACGCCATCTTTCACTTCGAACAGGTTTTCGCCCGCGCCTTCAGACAGGTAGCCGTTAACGTCCAGCGCAATACCTTCCTGATAGCCGTGGCGACGTGCTTCGCTACCGACCAACAGTGAAGAAAGATAGTTACCGCCCGCTTTAGCCGCAGTTGGGATAGTGTTTGGCGCAGCGCGATTCCAGGAAGAAACCATCGCATCGATCCCCTGATCCAGCGCTTCAGCGCCCAGGTAGGCACCCCACGGGAACGCCGCGATGATCACGTCAGTGGTATAGCCCTCTGGCGGGTTAACGCCCATACCCACATCGCCGACAAAGACCAGCGGACGGATATAGGCGCTGGTCAGGTTGTTTTTACGCAGCACTTCACGGCAGGCTTCCATCAGTTCATCAACACTCTGAGAGACCGGGAAACGATAGATTTTGGCGGAGTCACGCAGGCGCTGCATATGCTCGCGGTGACGGAAAACAACCGGGCCTTTGTGAGAATCGTAGCAGCGGATACCTTCAAATACGGAGGTGCCGTAATGCAGCGCGTGGGACATAACGTGAACCTTCGCGTCTTCCCAACGAATCATCTCACCGTTGAACCAGATGTAATCCGCTTTTTTCGTCGTCATTTCTCTTCCTCTTGCGCTCAGGCGCGAATTTGTTGTTGTGATGTGCTTGTACACTGTTGAACGGCAACGTAAGCCACGTCCACCAGTTTATTTAATTGGCTAAACAATAAGTCGACCGGGCGTTGGCTGGCAACGGTCAGTTCGATATTGATATTCTGCGCATCGCTGGCGGTTTCCATATTCATCGAGCAAATCTGAAAGCCGCGATGGCGAACCACACGTAAGACGCGTTCTAAGGTTTCCGGGTTGAAGCGGGCCTGCACGTTGACCTGATGTTGCATCATGATAATTTCTCCAGCATTTGTGAGTTGCTCGCACCTGGCGGCACCAGCGGCCAGACATTCTCAAGTTCGTCGATTGAGACATGAAGCAGGTATGGACCTTCGCTTGCCAGCATGGTGTCGAGTGCCGCTTCAACCTGGTCTTTACGGGTGATGTGTTGGCCAGGGATGCCGAAGGCGTTGGCCAGCATGAGGAAATCGGGGTTATCGGTCAGGGTGGTTTCGCTGTAACGTTCCTGGAAGAACAGTTGCTGCCATTGTCGAACCATCCCTAAACGCTGGTTATCGATTAAGACGATCTTCAGCGGTAACTGCTTGCGTTTCACGGTGCCCAGCTCTTGTACATTCATCATGAAAGAGCCGTCACCGGAGATACAGATAACCGTATCATCCGGACGCGCCACCTGAGCCCCTACGGCCGCCGGCAGACCAAATCCCATGGTGCCCAAACCGCTGGAGGTGATGAAGTTTTCCGGGCGGGTATAAGTCATATGCTGGGCTGACCACATTTGATGCTGGCCTACGTCGGTGGTCACGACGCTATCGGCCGGCTTCCTGTCGGAGAGCTGTTTTAACAGCAGCGGCGCATAGATAGGCTCGCCCGGATGATCGTAACGCCACGCATGTTCAGCACGCATCGCAGCAACGTGCTCACACCAGCCGTCAATCGCCAGTGTCTGCTGCAAAGCGGGCAGCAATGCATTGAGGTCACCCTGCAACGCGACATGAACCTGACGCAATTTATTCATTTCTGCCGGGTCGATGTCCATATGGATAACTTTTGCATGCGGCGCAAAAGTATTAAGCTTGCCGGTCACGCGGTCGTCAAAGCGGGCGCCGACGGCGATCAGCAGATCGCACTCTTGTACCGCCAGGTTAGCTGCTTTGGTGCCGTGCATCCCCAACATGCCGAGATAGTACGGATACTCCACCGGCACCGCACCCAAGCCTTTCAGCGTGCAGGTGGCAGGAATTTTTGTGACTGCCATAAATTCACGCAGCGCTGGAACAGCCTGCGCCATCCCGACACCGCCACCAACATACAGCATCGGTTTCTGTGCCTGCGTCAGCATCTGCTGCGCCTGGACGACTTCGGCATGTGGGAAAACATCAGCACTTTCAACGGTGGAGAAGTACGGCTCTAAATCACCTTGTGCAATCTGGATGTCTTTTGGGATATCAACCAGTACCGGGCCTGGACGGCCTGAGTTTGCCACCTGGAACGCTTCTGCCATGATGCGTGGCAGTTCTTCCAGGGATTGCACCAGGAAACTGTGTTTGGTGCAGGCCAACGACAAACCGAGAACGTCCACTTCCTGAAAGGCGTCCGTACCGATAAGCGGTGCGGCAACCTGGCCGGTGATAGCAACAACGGGAACAGAGTCGAGCAGCGCATCTGCCAGGCCGGTTATCAGGTTAGTGGCACCCGGGCCTGAAGTGGCGATACACACGCCGGTTTTACCGGTGGCACGGGCGTAGCCGATAGCCGCCACCGCCGCGCCCTGCTCGTGTCGACACAGCAGGTGTTCTACGCCGCCGTCATACAGGGCGTCGTAAACTGGCATGATGGCTCCACCCGGATAACCAAATACCGTTTCAACTCCCTGCGCTCGCAACGCATGTACTACCCACTGTGCGCCATTCATAGTTAGTTCCCCGCCGTAGATCGTAAGAAACAGAATATTATGCTATTGCTCACTCTCTGCTCCTCGTTAATGTTTTTAAGTCATAAAAAAACCCCCGGACCTTTCGGTGCGGGGGTCTTAGTTCGTTAAGGCTTGATTCCTAAGCCTTTCCTCGTCCAAGTGCAGCCCCGCACGGTGGGATAATAATCACCACCACGCTAATCACGACTAGGCTAATCACTCGTAGAAGGGCTTTCATTTTTGTATTTTCTTGTATCTTGTTCGAAGGAATGCCTACAGAGTTACCACAGACATCACAAAATGCACAAGTTTTTTTATATCCTTATTACTTACCTTGCTAACAAAATTAGCAAAAGAAATTGTTTTATATGGAAAAATTATGAAATGAAAATATTTCACCTTTTTATCTTCAGCGCGGGGATGAAAAGGGGATCGACCGAGATGTATTAGAAAAGTGCGATCGCGATTCCTTACCTCATGAAACGTGAAGAAAAAACGCTAAAAAACGTGAATGCGCTGCGTAAATACGTAAAAACGCGAGTTAATAAGCAAAATACGCGATGCATAATACCTTCATTCAGGGAGGAGTTATGTCGCTATCCGTTGTCTATACGCGCGCCGCGCTGGGGGTCAATGCCCCGCTTATTACTATCGAAGTTCATATCAGCCAGGGCCTGCCCGGACTGGTGATGGTCGGGCTGCCAGAAACGACTGTCAAAGAGTCGCGTGACCGCGTACGCAGTGCCATCATCAACAGTGGATATGCCTTTCCGGCAAAAAAAATCACCATCAACCTGGCTCCGGCTGATCTGCCAAAGGAGGGCGGTCGATATGATTTACCTATCGCTATTGCGCTCCTGGCAGCTTCTGAGCAGCTTAACAGTCAGAAACTGGGGCAATATGAGTTCGTTGGTGAATTGGCGCTTACGGGCGCGCTGCGAGGCATTCCTGGGGCTATCTCTGCCGCGATGGAGGCAATCCATGCGGGGCGGCAAATTATACTCGCCGATGAGAATGCACCGCTGGTTGGGCTATTAGGCGGCAGTGACTGCTTGATTGCCAGTCATCTACTTGAAGTATGTGCGTTCCTTGAAGGGAAACAAGACCTTCGCCTACCCCCACCTGAAAACATCCCGATTGCCGAAAACAGCGAAGATCTGAATGATGTTATCGGGCAACAGCAGGGTAAGCGGGCGTTAGAAATCACCGCCACAGGAGGGCATAATTTGCTATTGATTGGCCCTCCTGGCACGGGAAAAACCATGCTTGCCAGCCGATTACCCGGGCTATTACCACCGCTAAACGATCGAGAAGCACTGGAAAGTGCCGCGATTATCAGCCTCGAAAATACCGGTAATGTCCGAACCCAGTGGCGCTGCCGTCCTTTTCGCGCCCCCCACCATAGCGCCTCGTTGGCAGCCATGGTGGGCGGTGGGTCAATACCCGCACCCGGTGAGATCTCTCTGGCCCATAATGGTATTTTGTTTTTAGATGAACTGCCTGAGTTTGAACGACGAGTACTGGATGCGCTACGGGAGCCCATTGAGTCAGGGAAGATTCACATCTCACGCACCCGGGCAAAAATTACCTATCCTGCTCGCTTTCAACTTATCGCTGCCATGAATCCTAGTCCGACGGGGCACTATGAAGGCCAGCACAATCGCTGCACCCCGGAGCAAACTCTGCGCTACCTTAATCGCCTCTCAGGCCCTTTCCTCGATCGCTTCGATCTCTCACTGGAGATTCCTCTGCCGCCGCCGGGCTTGCTCAGCCAGCCTACTCATCAAGGCGAAAGTAGCCGTACGGTGCAAAAGAGGGTCATCGCAGCCCAGCGCTATCAGTACGACAGGCAAGATAAACTGAATGCCCACTTAAGCAGCAGTGAAATTAAACAATACTGCGCGTTGAATGATGATGATGTGTTGTGGCTTGAGCAGACGTTAACGCGCCTTGGGCTATCTATACGCGCCTGGCAGCGTCTGCTAAAGGTTTCACGTACGCTGGCGGATATGGAGGGGGTTAGGTGTATTGAACGACGTCATTTGCAGGAGGCGCTCAGCTATCGTGGTATCGATAGGATGCTGCTGCATCTGCAAACGTTACTACAATAAAAAAAGGGGCCTGAGCCCCTTTTTTTATTAGTCGTCGCTGTCGGTATAGTCTTCAGCGCCTTCTACCTGCGGTTTACCGCCAGACAGAGTGTGGAAGCGCTTCGGACGCTTAATGCGCGTCACATACTTGTGCCATACGCGTTCAGCTTCGGTCACCGGCTCACGCTCACCTCGGCATACAGTGAGGAACTGCTGCTCCTCTTCGGTAACAGGCTCGCGCTTACCGAGATCAAGTTCGTTAAAGGCAAAGCCATAACGCTCCAGCAACTGCGCCTCTTTGATGGTGAAATCACCATGACGAGAGAACCCACGCGGATAATTTTTATTATCGAAAAAACGATTAGTTGTCGTAAAGCTTTCCGCCATCCTACACGCTCCTAATTCTTTGGCCGAGCTATTTATGGCGCGGAGTATTAGATACGCTTGACAGAGTGTAAAACAAAAGATTTAAATCATTACGACAAAAAATTTTGCGGAGAAAGCTGTGGATACCGAATTGCTGAAAACTTTCCTCGAAGTGAGCAGAACTCGTCACTTCGGGCGGGCTGCGGAAGCGCTCTATCTGACACAATCGGCGGTAAGCTTTCGCATACGTCAGTTAGAAAATCAGCTTGGGGTAAACCTGTTCACCCGCCATCGCAATAATATCCGGCTGACAGCAGCAGGTGAGAAGCTTCTCCCCTATGCTGAGACGCTGATGAGTACATGGCAAGCTGCACGCAAGGAGGTGGCGAATACCTCAAGGCACAACGAGTTTTCGATTGGTGCGAGCGCCTCACTATGGGAGTGTATGCTCAACGAATGGCTTGCCAGACTATACCAGGCGGACGATACGTTGCAGTTTGAAGCGCGGATCGCTCAGCGACAGTCATTGGTAAAACAGCTCCACGAGCGTCAGCTCGATCTGCTGATTACCACCGAAACCCCTAAAATGGATGAGTTTAGCAGCCAGTTGTTGGGGCATTTCCCTCTTGAACTGTACTGCGCGACTCCGGCGACAGTCAGATCTGAGCTGAACTATCTGCGCCTGGAGTGGGGGGCTGACTTTCAGCAGCATGAGGTTGGGCTTATCGCCAGTGATGATATTCCGCTTTTGACTACCAGTTCAGCGACTTTAGCCCGTCGCCAACTGTTGCCATTAAAAGGGTGTACCTGGTTGCCAATTACGTGGGCGCAGGATCAAGGAGAGCTGTACCCCGTTGCGGACGGTTCAGCGATTTCACGACCTTTATACGCAATTTGGCTGCAAAATAGCGACAAACAGGCGCAAATTCATGACATATTGAAAACCAACGTTTTCTGAGAGTTAGAAGAGATCTTTGGCCCGAAGGAACAGCTTTGGGCCTTTTAGAAAGGTAAATTTTAGACAAAAAAAATCCTTTGCCGAAGCAAAGGATTATATATGGCAGGGGCGGAGAGACTCGAACTCGCGACACCCGGTTTTGGAGACCGGTGCTCTACCAACTGAGCTACGCCCCTAAAGACTTCTTAATTTTTGTTATCATTAAGCCTGCTAAGTTAGCAGGCTTAATTTTTAATAAGTGGCGGAACGGACGGGACTCGAACCCGCGACCCCCTGCGTGACAGGCAGGTATTCTAACCGACTGAACTACCGCTCCACCGAATTTCTTTGTCACTACCCGGATTATTCATCCCGGTTTACTGCAATTTGATGCCTGGCAGTTCCCTACTCTCGCATGGGGAGACCCCACACTACCATCGGCGCTACGGCGTTTCACTTCTGAGTTCGGCATGGGGTCAGGTGGGACCACCGCGCTAGTGCCGCCAGGCAAATTCTGTTTATCAACACGCATCTCTGCATGTCGATTTAATCTGTCTCAAGCTGAATATCGTGTCTCATCACCAACAAAACACCTTTGGCGTTGTAAGGTTAAGCCTCACGGTTCATTAGTACTGGTTAGCTCAACGTATCGCTACGCTTACACACCCAGCCTATCAACGTCGTAGTCTTCAACGTTCCTTCAGGACTCTCAAGGAGTCAGGGAGAACTCATCTCGGGGCAAGTTTCGTGCTTAGATGCTTTCAGCACTTATCTTTTCCGCATTTAGCTACCGGGCAATGCCATTGGCATGACAACCCGAACACCAGTGATGCGTCCACTCCGGTCCTCTCGTACTAGGAGCAGCCCCCCTCAATTCTCCAGCGCCCACGGCAGATAGGGACCGAACTGTCTCACGACGTTCTAAACCCAGCTCGCGTACCACTTTAAATGGCGAACAGCCATACCCTTGGGACCTACTTCAGCCCCAGGATGTGATGAGCCGACATCGAGGTGCCAAACACCGCCGTCGATATGAACTCTTGGGCGGTATCAGCCTGTTATCCCCGGAGTACCTTTTATCCGTTGAGCGATGGCCCTTCCATTCAGAACCACCGGATCACTATGACCTGCTTTCGCACCTGCTCGAGCCGTCACTCTCGCAGTCAAGCTAGCTTATGCCATTGCACTAACCTCCTGATGTCCGACCAGGATTAGCTAACCTTCGTGCTCCTCCGTTACTCTTTAGGAGGAGACCGCCCCAGTCAAACTACCCACCAGACACTGTCCGCAACCCGGGTAACGGGTCTACGTTAGAACACCAGCCATTAAAGGGTGGTATTTCAAGGTTGGCTCCATGCAGACTGGCGTCCACACTTCAAAGCCTCCCACCTATCCTACACATCAAGGACCAGTGTTCAGTGTCAAGCTATAGTAAAGGTTCACGGGGTCTTTCCGTCTTGCCGCGGGTACACTGCATCTTCACAGCGAGTTCAATTTCACTGAGTCTCGGGTGGAGACAGCCTGGCCATCATTACGCCATTCGTGCAGGTCGGAACTTACCCGACAAGGAATTTCGCTACCTTAGGACCGTTATAGTTACGGCCGCCGTTTACCGGGGCTTCGATCAAGAGCTTCGCCTTACAGCTAACCCCATCAATTAACCTTCCGGCACCGGGCAGGCGTCACACCGTATACGTCCACTTTCGTGTTTGCACAGTGCTGTGTTTTTAATAAACAGTTGCAGCCAGCTGGTATCTTCGACTGATTTCAGCTCCATGGGTAAACCACTTCACCTACATATCAGCGTGCCTTCTCCCGAAGTTACGGCACCATTTTGCCTAGTTCCTTCACCCGAGTTCTCTCAAGCGCCTTGGTATTCTCTACCTGACCACCTGTGTCGGTTTGGGGTACGATTTGATGTTACCTGATGCTTAGAGGCTTTTCCTGGAAGTGCGGCATTTGTTACTTCAGCACCGTAGTGCCTCGTCATCACACCTCAGCGTTAATAAGAGTCCGGATTTACCTAAACTCTCCGCCTACATGCTTAAACCGGGACAACCGTCGCCCGGCTAACATAGCCCTCTCCGTCCCCCCTTCGCAGTAACACCAAGTACAGGAATATTAACCTGTTTCCCATCGACTACGCCTTTCGGCCTCGCCTTAGGGGTCGACTCACCCTGCCCCGATTAACGTTGGACAGGAACCCTTGGTCTTCCGGCGTGCGGGTTTTTCACCCGCATTATCGTTACTTATGTCAGCATTCGCACTTCTGATACCTCCAGCACCCCTCACAGGACACCTTCAACGGCTTACAGAACGCTCCCCTACCCAACAACACATAGTGTCGCTGCCGCAGCTTCGGTGCACAGTTTAGCCCCGTTACATCTTCCGCGCAGGCCGACTCGACCAGTGAGCTATTACGCTTTCTTTAAATGATGGCTGCTTCTAAGCCAACATCCTGGCTGTCTGAGCCTTCCCACATCGTTTCCCACTTAACTGTGACTTTGGGACCTTAGCTGGCGGTCTGGGTTGTTTCCCTCTTCACGACGGACGTTAGCACCCGCCGTGTGTCTCCCGTGATAACATTCTTCGGTATTCGTAGTTTGCATCGGGTTGGTAAGTCGGGATGACCCCCTAGCCGAAACAGTGCTCTACCCCCGAAGATGAGTTCACGAGGCGCTACCTAAATAGCTTTCGGGGAGAACCAGCTATCTCCCGGTTTGATTGGCCTTTCACCCCCAGCCACAAGTCATCCGCTAATTTTTCAACATTAGTCGGTTCGGTCCTCCAGTTAGTGTTACCCAACCTTCAACCTGCCCATGGCTAGATCACCGGGTTTCGGGTCTATACCCTGCAACTTAACGCCCAGTTAAGACTCGGTTTCCCTTCGGCTCCCCTATTCGGTTAACCTTGCTACAGAATATAAGTCGCTGACCCATTATACAAAAGGTACGCAGTCACCCTGATAAATCAAGGCTCCCACTGCTTGTACGTACACGGTTTCAGGTTCTGTTTCACTCCCCTCGCCGGGGTTCTTTTCGCCTTTCCCTCACGGTACTGGTTCACTATCGGTCAGTCAGGAGTATTTAGCCTTGGAGGATGGTCCCCCCATATTCAGACAGGATACCACGTGTCCCGCCCTACTCTTCGAGTTCACAACACATGCATTTTTGTGTACGGGGCTATCACCCTGTATCGCCGGACTTTCCAGACCGTTCCACTAACACACATGCTGATTCAGACTCTGGGCTGCTCCCCGTTCGCTCGCCGCTACTAGGGGAATCTCGGTTGATTTCTTTTCCTCGGGGTACTTAGATGTTTCAGTTCCCCCGGTTCGCTTCATTACGCTATGTATTCACATAATGATAGTGTGTCGAAACACACTGGGTTTCCCCATTCGGAAATCGTCGGTTATAACGGTTCATATCACCTTACCGACGCTTATCGCAGATTAGCACGTCCTTCATCGCCTCTGACTGCCAGGGCATCCACCGTGTACGC containing:
- the ilvM gene encoding acetolactate synthase 2 small subunit codes for the protein MMQHQVNVQARFNPETLERVLRVVRHRGFQICSMNMETASDAQNINIELTVASQRPVDLLFSQLNKLVDVAYVAVQQCTSTSQQQIRA
- a CDS encoding DUF413 domain-containing protein — protein: MAESFTTTNRFFDNKNYPRGFSRHGDFTIKEAQLLERYGFAFNELDLGKREPVTEEEQQFLTVCRGEREPVTEAERVWHKYVTRIKRPKRFHTLSGGKPQVEGAEDYTDSDD
- the ilvE gene encoding branched-chain-amino-acid transaminase, translated to MTTKKADYIWFNGEMIRWEDAKVHVMSHALHYGTSVFEGIRCYDSHKGPVVFRHREHMQRLRDSAKIYRFPVSQSVDELMEACREVLRKNNLTSAYIRPLVFVGDVGMGVNPPEGYTTDVIIAAFPWGAYLGAEALDQGIDAMVSSWNRAAPNTIPTAAKAGGNYLSSLLVGSEARRHGYQEGIALDVNGYLSEGAGENLFEVKDGVIFTPPFTSSALPGITRDAIIKLAKELGIEVREQVLSRESLYLADEVFMSGTAAEITPVRSVDGIQVGEGRCGPVTKRVQQAFFGLFTGETEDKWGWLDQVNP
- the hdfR gene encoding HTH-type transcriptional regulator HdfR; the protein is MTTKNFAEKAVDTELLKTFLEVSRTRHFGRAAEALYLTQSAVSFRIRQLENQLGVNLFTRHRNNIRLTAAGEKLLPYAETLMSTWQAARKEVANTSRHNEFSIGASASLWECMLNEWLARLYQADDTLQFEARIAQRQSLVKQLHERQLDLLITTETPKMDEFSSQLLGHFPLELYCATPATVRSELNYLRLEWGADFQQHEVGLIASDDIPLLTTSSATLARRQLLPLKGCTWLPITWAQDQGELYPVADGSAISRPLYAIWLQNSDKQAQIHDILKTNVF
- the ilvG gene encoding acetolactate synthase 2 catalytic subunit, whose translation is MNGAQWVVHALRAQGVETVFGYPGGAIMPVYDALYDGGVEHLLCRHEQGAAVAAIGYARATGKTGVCIATSGPGATNLITGLADALLDSVPVVAITGQVAAPLIGTDAFQEVDVLGLSLACTKHSFLVQSLEELPRIMAEAFQVANSGRPGPVLVDIPKDIQIAQGDLEPYFSTVESADVFPHAEVVQAQQMLTQAQKPMLYVGGGVGMAQAVPALREFMAVTKIPATCTLKGLGAVPVEYPYYLGMLGMHGTKAANLAVQECDLLIAVGARFDDRVTGKLNTFAPHAKVIHMDIDPAEMNKLRQVHVALQGDLNALLPALQQTLAIDGWCEHVAAMRAEHAWRYDHPGEPIYAPLLLKQLSDRKPADSVVTTDVGQHQMWSAQHMTYTRPENFITSSGLGTMGFGLPAAVGAQVARPDDTVICISGDGSFMMNVQELGTVKRKQLPLKIVLIDNQRLGMVRQWQQLFFQERYSETTLTDNPDFLMLANAFGIPGQHITRKDQVEAALDTMLASEGPYLLHVSIDELENVWPLVPPGASNSQMLEKLS
- a CDS encoding YifB family Mg chelatase-like AAA ATPase, with product MSLSVVYTRAALGVNAPLITIEVHISQGLPGLVMVGLPETTVKESRDRVRSAIINSGYAFPAKKITINLAPADLPKEGGRYDLPIAIALLAASEQLNSQKLGQYEFVGELALTGALRGIPGAISAAMEAIHAGRQIILADENAPLVGLLGGSDCLIASHLLEVCAFLEGKQDLRLPPPENIPIAENSEDLNDVIGQQQGKRALEITATGGHNLLLIGPPGTGKTMLASRLPGLLPPLNDREALESAAIISLENTGNVRTQWRCRPFRAPHHSASLAAMVGGGSIPAPGEISLAHNGILFLDELPEFERRVLDALREPIESGKIHISRTRAKITYPARFQLIAAMNPSPTGHYEGQHNRCTPEQTLRYLNRLSGPFLDRFDLSLEIPLPPPGLLSQPTHQGESSRTVQKRVIAAQRYQYDRQDKLNAHLSSSEIKQYCALNDDDVLWLEQTLTRLGLSIRAWQRLLKVSRTLADMEGVRCIERRHLQEALSYRGIDRMLLHLQTLLQ
- the ilvL gene encoding ilv operon leader peptide, which gives rise to MKALLRVISLVVISVVVIIIPPCGAALGRGKA